A genomic region of Dictyoglomus sp. NZ13-RE01 contains the following coding sequences:
- a CDS encoding ABC transporter permease, translating into MSSIEGLLKILRYFSKRAIVLFITVVISVYLTIVIANAGGYVDKMAETEIRMQVAMRIKDDPTLRGFTEEQKQRLIESRVRNELKRRGLDKPFLIRSLYHLKNAIVLNLGTAMYMTSDSGSMQVKNIILERLPLTILLFTTATVISFFLNLYLGLKLSRRYGSFWDKLVVYLSPTSVIPGWFYGIFLIMIFYSWLHILPPGGFVDFPPPPTPWEYALSVIKHMILPLTAWIISPLFLGIYSERNFFLIFSTEDYVEVAKAKGLPAKDIERKYILRPALPPIITNFALTVISSWMGAIVTESIFNWPGLGMVLSRAIGLFDAPVIVGVTVIYAYLLAGTVLILDFIYALIDPRVRI; encoded by the coding sequence TTGAGTTCCATAGAAGGACTATTAAAAATATTAAGGTATTTCAGCAAAAGAGCTATCGTACTTTTTATAACGGTTGTAATCTCTGTCTATTTAACTATTGTTATTGCAAATGCTGGTGGATACGTAGATAAGATGGCAGAGACAGAGATTAGAATGCAAGTAGCAATGCGTATCAAGGATGATCCAACTCTCCGAGGATTTACTGAAGAGCAAAAACAAAGGCTCATAGAGAGTAGAGTAAGGAATGAATTAAAAAGGAGAGGTTTAGATAAGCCTTTCCTTATAAGGAGTTTATATCACTTAAAGAATGCTATTGTTTTAAATTTAGGGACCGCAATGTATATGACAAGTGATAGTGGTTCTATGCAGGTAAAAAATATAATTCTTGAGAGACTCCCACTTACCATATTACTTTTCACAACAGCTACTGTGATAAGCTTTTTCCTGAACTTATATCTTGGCTTAAAATTATCAAGAAGGTACGGTTCTTTTTGGGATAAATTAGTAGTATACCTTTCTCCTACCTCTGTTATTCCAGGATGGTTTTATGGAATATTCCTTATTATGATTTTTTATTCATGGCTCCACATTCTTCCACCTGGTGGATTTGTAGATTTTCCACCTCCTCCTACTCCATGGGAATACGCCTTAAGTGTAATTAAACATATGATACTTCCTTTAACTGCATGGATAATAAGTCCACTATTCTTAGGGATTTATAGTGAGAGGAATTTCTTCCTCATTTTCTCAACTGAGGATTATGTAGAGGTGGCAAAAGCAAAAGGTCTTCCAGCAAAAGATATTGAAAGAAAATATATCTTACGCCCTGCCCTTCCACCAATAATAACAAACTTTGCTTTAACAGTAATAAGTTCATGGATGGGAGCTATTGTTACTGAATCCATTTTCAATTGGCCTGGTCTCGGTATGGTTCTTTCTCGTGCTATAGGTCTATTTGATGCTCCTGTAATTGTTGGAGTTACTGTCATTTATGCATATCTTTTAGCAGGTACTGTTTTAATATTGGACTTTATCTATGCACTTATTGACCCAAGAGTAAGAATATGA
- a CDS encoding ABC transporter substrate-binding protein has translation MWKGLKGPKISIAIVLVLLSLLVFSSSAQTVQVNKNGWLDQIAFVPEKDLAKAVEMLSKGDIDIYFNEISDPQLFRRVKEDPNLTYGTSFGLYYELTFNPVGPTYKDGRLNPFSNKKIREAMNIVIDRQYIVDEIMGGLAEPKLLPLNKGFPEYERYKDTIQQLESLYKYDFEKGKKIISDEMKKMGAELKGGKWYYKDKPVTVKFIIRTEDRRKQIGDYVSTQLEKLGFTVERMYKTSREASPLWVRGDPAEGQWDIYTGGWITTVLARDMSDNFQFFYLPDSPMSYSPLWRAYKPDKEFRDVANKLAQRTFKSLAERNYLMRKALKLCLKDSVRVFLIDQKAAWARRKNIDIAVDYAGGNSARVWPYTLRIAGKEGGSVKAGMAEVIIDPWNPVAGSNWVYDTIFWEATFGRNWIYHPYNGLPILLGIESADLTVSSEVPTFPNKGSDWLKFKKVNTVTVPSDAWYGWDVKKQTMVTAGEAGVKTAKVKVVVNYGDVIGKVKYHDGSVLSLADYIVEFILPFERASKDSKLYDESYVDYFNSWRESFVAWKIVKEHPLVIEYYTNYAELDAELTALWPTSSALTPWHDLAIGIRAEEEDKLAFSADKAEAKKVEWMNYIGGPSLPILKDMLDKSQKDGYIPFANFVKKYVSESSAKERYENLSNWYNRFKHFWVSNGPYYLEKADTVAHTVLLKNVKFLK, from the coding sequence ATGTGGAAAGGGCTTAAGGGTCCAAAAATCTCCATAGCTATTGTTTTAGTTCTACTTTCTTTACTTGTTTTCTCCTCATCAGCCCAAACGGTTCAGGTAAATAAAAATGGTTGGTTAGATCAAATAGCCTTTGTACCAGAAAAAGACTTGGCAAAAGCCGTTGAAATGTTATCCAAAGGCGATATAGATATATATTTCAATGAAATTAGTGATCCACAGCTTTTCAGAAGAGTAAAAGAGGATCCAAATCTCACATATGGAACATCCTTTGGACTTTACTATGAGCTAACATTTAACCCTGTAGGACCCACATACAAGGATGGAAGATTGAATCCATTCAGCAACAAGAAGATAAGAGAGGCAATGAATATTGTAATAGATAGACAATACATTGTGGACGAAATTATGGGCGGACTTGCAGAACCAAAACTTTTGCCATTAAATAAAGGATTCCCAGAGTATGAAAGGTATAAAGATACAATACAACAGTTAGAGAGCTTGTATAAGTATGACTTTGAAAAAGGAAAAAAGATTATCTCTGATGAAATGAAAAAGATGGGTGCAGAGCTTAAAGGAGGAAAGTGGTATTATAAAGATAAGCCAGTTACTGTAAAATTCATAATAAGAACTGAGGATAGGAGAAAGCAAATAGGAGATTATGTTTCAACACAACTTGAAAAATTAGGATTTACAGTAGAAAGAATGTATAAAACTTCTCGTGAGGCATCTCCTCTATGGGTAAGGGGAGACCCTGCAGAAGGACAATGGGATATATATACCGGTGGTTGGATTACAACAGTTCTTGCAAGAGATATGTCTGATAACTTCCAATTCTTCTATTTACCAGACTCTCCTATGTCCTATTCTCCTCTTTGGAGAGCTTATAAACCCGACAAGGAATTTAGAGATGTTGCAAACAAGCTTGCTCAAAGAACATTTAAGAGCTTAGCGGAAAGAAACTACTTAATGAGAAAAGCTTTAAAGCTTTGTCTAAAGGATTCAGTAAGAGTCTTCTTGATAGATCAGAAGGCAGCTTGGGCAAGAAGAAAGAATATTGATATTGCAGTAGATTATGCTGGTGGTAATTCCGCAAGAGTATGGCCATATACTTTAAGAATTGCTGGAAAAGAGGGCGGAAGTGTTAAGGCAGGAATGGCAGAAGTAATTATTGACCCATGGAACCCAGTAGCAGGCTCCAATTGGGTATATGATACCATTTTCTGGGAAGCAACTTTTGGAAGAAATTGGATCTATCATCCATATAATGGACTTCCTATACTTCTTGGAATTGAAAGTGCAGATCTTACTGTGAGCTCTGAAGTTCCAACCTTCCCAAATAAAGGTTCTGACTGGTTAAAATTCAAGAAGGTAAATACTGTTACAGTACCATCTGATGCATGGTATGGCTGGGATGTAAAGAAACAGACAATGGTTACTGCAGGAGAAGCAGGTGTAAAAACTGCAAAGGTTAAGGTTGTGGTTAACTATGGTGACGTAATAGGAAAAGTGAAATATCATGATGGGTCTGTTTTAAGTCTTGCGGATTATATTGTGGAATTCATATTGCCATTTGAGAGAGCAAGCAAAGATAGTAAGCTATATGATGAAAGTTATGTTGATTACTTCAATTCATGGAGAGAATCTTTTGTAGCATGGAAAATAGTTAAAGAACATCCATTAGTAATTGAGTATTATACAAACTATGCAGAGTTAGATGCAGAACTTACCGCTTTATGGCCTACAAGCTCCGCTCTTACTCCATGGCATGACCTTGCTATTGGAATAAGAGCAGAAGAGGAAGATAAACTTGCTTTCTCTGCAGATAAAGCGGAGGCAAAGAAGGTTGAATGGATGAACTATATTGGTGGTCCAAGCCTACCTATATTAAAAGATATGTTGGATAAGTCACAAAAGGATGGATACATACCTTTTGCCAACTTCGTAAAGAAATACGTATCAGAAAGTTCTGCTAAGGAAAGATATGAAAATCTCAGCAATTGGTACAATAGATTCAAACACTTCTGGGTAAGTAATGGTCCCTACTACTTAGAGAAGGCAGATACAGTTGCTCATACAGTTCTATTAAAGAATGTTAAATTTTTGAAATAA